A genomic region of Arvicola amphibius chromosome X, mArvAmp1.2, whole genome shotgun sequence contains the following coding sequences:
- the Msn gene encoding moesin yields the protein MPKTISVRVTTMDAELEFAIQPNTTGKQLFDQVVKTIGLREVWFFGLQYQDTKAFSTWLKLNKKVTAQDVRKESPLLFKFRAKFYPEDVSEELIQDITQRLFFLQVKEGILNDDIYCPPETAVLLASYAVQSKYGDFNKEVHKSGYLAGDKLLPQRVLEQHKLNKDQWEERIQVWHEEHRGMLREDAVLEYLKIAQDLEMYGVNYFSIKNKKGSELWLGVDALGLNIYEQNDRLTPKIGFPWSEIRNISFNDKKFVIKPIDKKAPDFVFYAPRLRINKRILALCMGNHELYMRRRKPDTIEVQQMKAQAREEKHQKQMERALLENEKKKRELAEKEKEKIEREKEELMEKLKQIEEQTKKAQQELEEQTRRALELEQERKRAQSEAEKLARERQEAEEAKEALLQASKDQKKTQEQLAAEMAELTSRISQLEMARKKKESEAVEWQQKAQMVQEDLEKTRAELKTAMSTPHVAEPAENEQDEQDENGAEASAELRADAMAKDRSEEERTTEAEKNERVQKHLKALTSELANARDESKKTANDMIHAENMRLGRDKYKTLRQIRQGNTKQRIDEFESM from the exons ATCAGTGTGCGTGTGACCACCATGGATGCAGAGCTGGAGTTTGCCATTCAGCCGAACACCACTGGCAAGCAGCTGTTTGACCAG gtgGTGAAAACAATTGGCTTGAGGGAAGTTTGGTTCTTTGGTCTTCAGTACCAGGACACAAAAGCTTTCTCGACTTGGCTGAAACTCAATAAGAAG GTGACTGCACAGGATGTGCGGAAGGAAAGTCCACTGCTCTTCAAGTTCCGGGCCAAGTTCTACCCAGAGGATGTGTCTGAGGAACTGATCCAGGACATCACCCAGCGCCTGTTCTTCCTGCAAGTGAAGGAGGGCATTCTCAATGATGACATCTACTGCCCACCTGAAACTGCTGTGCTCTTGGCCTCCTATGCTGTCCAGTCTAAGTACGGTGACTTCAATAAGGAAGTGCACAAGTCTGGCTACCTGGCTGGAGATAAGCTGCTGCCCCAGAG GGTCTTGGAGCAGCACAAACTCAACAAGGACCAGTGGGAAGAGCGGATCCAGGTGTGGCATGAGGAACACCGAGGCATGCTCAG GGAGGATGCTGTCCTGGAATATCTCAAGATTGCTCAAGACCTGGAGATGTATGGTGTGAACTACTTCAGCATCAAGAACAAGAAAGGCTCAGAGCTATGGCTGGGTGTGGATGCCTTGGGACTCAACATCTATGAGCAGAATGACAG ACTGACTCCTAAGATTGGCTTCCCTTGGAGTGAAATCAGGAATATCTCCTTCAACGataagaaatttgtcatcaagcCTATTGACAAAAAAGCCCCG GACTTTGTGTTCTATGCTCCTCGTCTTCGGATTAATAAGAGGATCTTGGCCCTGTGCATGGGGAATCATGAGCTGTACATGCGTCGGCGTAAGCCTGACACCATTGAGGTTCAGCAGATGAAGGCACAGGCACGGGAAGAAAAGCACCAGAAGCAGATGGAGCG tGCTCTGCTGGAAAATGAGAAGAAGAAGCGTGAGTtggcagaaaaagagaaggagaagattGAACGGGAGAAGGAAGAGCTGatggagaagctgaagcagatCGAGGAGCAGACCAAGAAGGCTCAACAAG AACTGGAAGAACAGACCCGCAGGGCCCTAGAACTTGAGCAGGAACGGAAGCGTGCCCAGAGTGAGGCTGAAAAACTGGCCAGGGAGCGTCAAGAAGCTGAAGAAGCCAAGGAGGCCCTGTTGCAGGCTTCTAAGGACCAGAAGAAGACCCAGGAACAGTTG GCTGCAGAAATGGCAGAGCTGACATCACGGATCTCTCAGTTGGAAATGGCCCGAAAGAAGAAGGAGAGTGAGGCTGTGGAGTGGCAGCAAAAG GCCCAAATGGTACAGGAGGACTTGGAGAAGACCCGTGCTGAGCTGAAGACGGCCATGAGTACCCCTCACGTCGCCGAGCCTGCTGAGAATGAGCAGGATGAGCAGGATGAGAATGGGGCAGAGGCCAGTGCTGAGCTGCGGGCTGATGCTATGGCCAAGGACCGCAGTGAAGAGGAGCGTACCACTGAGGCAGAGAAGAATGAGCGTGTGCAGAAGCATCTTAAG GCCCTTACTTCAGAGCTGGCCAATGCCCGAGACGAGTCCAAGAAGACTGCCAATGACATGATCCATGCTGAGAACATGCGGCTGGGACGAGACAAATACAAGACCCTGCGCCAGATCCGGCAGGGCAATACCAAACAGCGCATTGATGAGTTTGAGTCCATGTAG